The segment GAACGGAGGCTGACCGACAAGCATGTGATAGAGCGTGACTCCGAGCGAGTAGATGTCGCTGCGAATGTCGACTTCCGCGCCTTCGATCTGCTCCGGGCTCATGTACAGCGGCGTGCCGACGGTGATCCCGGCTCGCGTCAGTGTATTGTCAGCCTCGTCCCCGACACGTGCCAGCCCGAAGTCAGCGATCTTGATCTCGCCGTTGGACGTCAACAAAATGTTTTCGGGTTTGATGTCGCGATGCACGACATCGTGTTCGTCGCCTTTTTGTAACGCCATCGCCGATTGCCGCAAGACGCTTAACGCCATGTCTGGCGGAACCGCTCCGTAACGACCGAGATACTGTTTCAGGTTTCGACCGCGAACGTATTCTTGAGCGATAAAGTGAAAACCATTCGCTTGGCCGACTTCAAAAATTTGCACGATGTTGGCATGCACCAAACCGGCTGCAGCTTGAGCCTCACGTTTAAATCGGTCGACGTAGCCTTCATCGTTGGCCAGATGCTTCTTCAGAATCTTTAGAGCGACGTTCCGCTTGAGCGACTCCTGGACCGCGAGATAAACGTCTGCCATTCCGCCAGACCCAAGTCGGCGCAGCAGGCGATAGTCACCGATCTTCAGTCCAGCAAGATCTGAGTGCGATTGAGAATTGTCAGCGAGATGTTCCATGGGCGGCAGCAAGTCAAAAACCTTTTTCCGATCCGTCGAAATATTATGTTTCACTCGAAACACAAAGACAATGACGATCCAAGCGTACGTGAGATTGAGAAAATGGTTCTGATTTTCCTGAAAAAGATCTTTCTTACGGTAAAAAACCGATTTTCTATTTTCGAACCGACGACATTCCTCCATCAATGCCCCAAACTTGCCCCGTAATCCAGCTACTTTTTTGGCTTAAAAGGAACGCTCCTGCCTCCGCAAGGTCGTCAACACTGCCCGTTCGACCTAACGGATACTTCTCCCCCAGTGCCTTTGCTTTCTCCGGATCCGCGAAAAACTTTTCAGTCAGCGGAGTATCGGTCAGCGCCGGAGCCAAACAATTCACTCTCGTGTGAGGTGAAAATTCTGCAGCGAGGGTACGCGTCAAGCCTTCGATTGCCCCCTTCGAAGCGGCAATCGAAGCGTGTGCATGCATCCCCTGAGCAACCGCCACGGTGCTGAAAAGCAATACGCTCGATGCGCCATTTTTCTTCAAACCGGAATGCGTTGCCTGCAGAACTTTGACCGCGCCGACAACGTTCAGCTCAAAGTCTTCCCGGAAGATCTCAGGCTTGAGCGATCGAAATGAACGCAGGTTGATGCTGCCCGGACAATACGCGACGCCGTCGATCGAATTCGGCAACCAGGATTTGTCGACATCATCCGTCGTAACATCAAACACATGGTGCGTGACTCCGGGAAGCTGCTCCGCCAGCGCGGATCGACTCAGCACGATCACTTGATGGCCGGCAGCGGACAAACGCTTCGTAATCCCCAGACCAATTCCCTTGCTTCCACCGACAACGATAAAGTTTTTTTCGCTCATAGCCTGCTTTCGATATCAAAGAACTCAACTATCTCTGACCCGAAAACTCGAGCCAACCGTAACGGGTCGCAAAACCGTCCAACTGTTTGACACCGCTGCAAATGGATTGTTCGCCCTCACGCCCTCTCGAACAGCAATCGGGTAATCCTTACTTCCCGTTCGCTTTGTGTGACAACTCCAACTCGAACGCGAGATGCTGAAACCAATCACAGAACCGGAATTAAGTGCAGCATCGGCGCATTGAGTGGCATATTTGAGCGTGCGTCAACAGAAAGTGCAAAACATTCGGAGCGTGGTCGATGGGAAATCAAAGTCGAAGAATCACCAACAGGCGGCGTCGCTCCGGCATTTCCACGCGCGGCTACAGCGTGCTCGAAAATCGCAGGTTGCTGGCTGTATCAGTGACTCTGGAAGGAAGTGTGCTGACCATCGTTGGTGATGGTGTCGCGAACGACGTTTTGGTAGAAGACAATCCCGTCGACAACACCTACGACGTGACTCTGGATTTCGAAGTCACCGAAACTCCTGTCGCATCCTTTCCTCAGGCGTCTGTCGATTCCATTGAATTCACTGGACGTAGCGGCGACGACATCATGCGGAACTCGACCAGTCTGCCGATGCTCGCCTACGGCAATGCAGGAGACGACACATTCTTCGGTGGCCAGGGCATCGATCGCATCTTTGCTGGCAACGGTGCAGACATTCTGTTTGGCTCCGACGGAGAAGATATTCTCAACGGCAATGACGGCCACGACGCGATCTATGGCGGTGACGGCAATGACCTGATCAACGGCGGCCCCACCAATGATTCGATCTTTGGCGGTGCGGGAGACGACGTAATCTACGGTGAACGCGGTGACGACGTGATCTTCGCGGGCGATGGAAATGATACGGTCTTTGCATTCACAGGCGAAGACACGATTTACGGTGATGGCGGAGACGACTTGCTGTATGGCCAAGCCGGCGATGACACCATTTTCGGCGGGGACGGCGCCGACCGGTTGCGTGGCAATCCGGGAGCCGACGATCTCGATGGCGAAGAAGGAAATGACTTCGTCAAAGGTGATCAGGACGACGACATCATGGAGGGCGGAGATGGCAATGACACCATGCATGGCTGGACCGGCAACGATCGCATGACCGGTGGCGCCGGCAATGACCTGATGTACGGCCAGGACGGCGACGACTATATGAATGGCAACGATGGAAACGATGTCGTTCGCGGCGGCAATGACAATGACCGTCTCTACGGCGACGCGGGTTCAGACATCGTTCGTGGCGACGCAGGACTTGACGGAATGGCGGGCGGCATCGGTGCAGGTGTTGACCGACTGTTTGGGAACGATGGAGCAGATCGTTTCCTGACGGAGTCAACGGACTTGATTATGGACGAAGTCGGCGAAGATGCCGTGCTGATTTACGAGAATAGCGACTCAGACTGGACCGATGCTGAAATCGAGTTAATGGATACGGCGCTGGAAGTCATGCATCACAGGACGTTGAGCACGCTGCTGCTTACGGATTCGATGACGTCAGACAATTTGACTTTCACCAAAGTCGCTGAGATCGCTGGCACTGCGTTTGGTTCGAATACACTCTCGGACAACGGCGGCGTTTTCACGCGGTCAATTCAGTTCGAGGAATTCGACGAAGAAGGCCTGTTTGACAAGTCCGATTTCATGACTTCGGTCTACGTGCAGATTGCGCGCAACTGGAATACGTCGCAACAGTTCCAGCAATTGGGCCTGATGGGATCCCCGACTTCGTTTGAAGATTTTATGGCGTTGAGCACGTGGACCCCGGAATCGAACGGAGATCCTGGCATCTTTTTCGAGTTGTCCAACGACGGTCAGTGGTACTACGACTCGTCTTCTGAATTCACTTTCTCAAACGATGATTCCGACCCGGAAGACAATCCGTGCGAAGATTTCGCCACGACGTGGGAGTACTACTTCGACCGCTACTCAAGTGGCAGCAGTCCTATCGGCATGCAGGACAAGTACGATTTCTTCGACGCGTTGATGACGTTCGGTGATTCGTAAGGTTACAGCCCGAGTGCCGCATCCATGTTGGCAGAGACTTCCTTGAGTCTGGCCATATCCCCCCCGCCGACTTCTGCCGCAGCATAGCCGTAGAAGTTGATTTCAACGAGCGCTTTGCGGACGTCCGCCCAGTCCAAATCGCCTTCTCCAATTTTGGTGAACCTGTTTTGTTCTCGCGAGAAACCTTTCAGGTCCAATTTCACGATTCGTTTCCCGAGCTGACGAATCCAGTCACCCATGCTGCCGTATTTCCAATGGTTGCCGATATCGAACTGCATTCCGACAAACGGTGAGTTAAACGCATCGACAAACTTGACCAGCCGCTCAGCGGTCTGATTTGAATCTCCGTCGTGATCGTAGTGCATGCGATTCCATACGTTTTCGATCACGATCGTGACGCCATGTTTTGCAGCCGTGGGCAAAGCTTTGGAAATGTTCTCGATTGCTCTCGCATCAATTTCCTCTGGCGTGCCGTCTTTGCCATGCCCGGCAACCAGCAGAACGGTCGTGCCACCAATCGCATCCGTCTGCTCGATTGCGTCGATGAGATCTTTGAGGGCAGCCGCTCGCATGTCAGCATCAGGACTGGAGTGCGTCAGCTTCCAGTGTGAACCGCAGACGGTGCCGTCGACAGGCAGGCCACTTTCGGCGACGGCTTTATTGGCATCTTCGACCGAAACGTCGCCTGAAAAACGCAGCGGAGAATCGAGCTCAATGGCAGCAAAGCCTGCTTCTTTGGCAGCTTTAAACTTGTCGGTCAACGTTCCCTCAACACCGACCATGTTGTACTTGAGCGTTTTATAGATTCGATCACCAAGTGCAATGTCCTGCGAAATCGAATGCATGGAAGTGCGACGGAAACTTGCTGGAACTGGTTTGACCGCGATCCCGGTTGCGGCGACAGCGGACGATGTCAAAAACGTTCTGCGATTCATGATGGAGCCTATAACTGGATATTGATAACTTGATGATACCAAACGCCGCGAGTTCAA is part of the Mariniblastus fucicola genome and harbors:
- a CDS encoding SDR family NAD(P)-dependent oxidoreductase translates to MSEKNFIVVGGSKGIGLGITKRLSAAGHQVIVLSRSALAEQLPGVTHHVFDVTTDDVDKSWLPNSIDGVAYCPGSINLRSFRSLKPEIFREDFELNVVGAVKVLQATHSGLKKNGASSVLLFSTVAVAQGMHAHASIAASKGAIEGLTRTLAAEFSPHTRVNCLAPALTDTPLTEKFFADPEKAKALGEKYPLGRTGSVDDLAEAGAFLLSQKSSWITGQVWGIDGGMSSVRK
- a CDS encoding calcium-binding protein, which codes for MGNQSRRITNRRRRSGISTRGYSVLENRRLLAVSVTLEGSVLTIVGDGVANDVLVEDNPVDNTYDVTLDFEVTETPVASFPQASVDSIEFTGRSGDDIMRNSTSLPMLAYGNAGDDTFFGGQGIDRIFAGNGADILFGSDGEDILNGNDGHDAIYGGDGNDLINGGPTNDSIFGGAGDDVIYGERGDDVIFAGDGNDTVFAFTGEDTIYGDGGDDLLYGQAGDDTIFGGDGADRLRGNPGADDLDGEEGNDFVKGDQDDDIMEGGDGNDTMHGWTGNDRMTGGAGNDLMYGQDGDDYMNGNDGNDVVRGGNDNDRLYGDAGSDIVRGDAGLDGMAGGIGAGVDRLFGNDGADRFLTESTDLIMDEVGEDAVLIYENSDSDWTDAEIELMDTALEVMHHRTLSTLLLTDSMTSDNLTFTKVAEIAGTAFGSNTLSDNGGVFTRSIQFEEFDEEGLFDKSDFMTSVYVQIARNWNTSQQFQQLGLMGSPTSFEDFMALSTWTPESNGDPGIFFELSNDGQWYYDSSSEFTFSNDDSDPEDNPCEDFATTWEYYFDRYSSGSSPIGMQDKYDFFDALMTFGDS
- a CDS encoding sugar phosphate isomerase/epimerase family protein, with the protein product MNRRTFLTSSAVAATGIAVKPVPASFRRTSMHSISQDIALGDRIYKTLKYNMVGVEGTLTDKFKAAKEAGFAAIELDSPLRFSGDVSVEDANKAVAESGLPVDGTVCGSHWKLTHSSPDADMRAAALKDLIDAIEQTDAIGGTTVLLVAGHGKDGTPEEIDARAIENISKALPTAAKHGVTIVIENVWNRMHYDHDGDSNQTAERLVKFVDAFNSPFVGMQFDIGNHWKYGSMGDWIRQLGKRIVKLDLKGFSREQNRFTKIGEGDLDWADVRKALVEINFYGYAAAEVGGGDMARLKEVSANMDAALGL